The nucleotide window GTCAGCGTTGCAGTTCAGGGCTGCTCCCGCTGCAATGCAGCTCGGTGACGCTCTGGATACCGTCAAAGAGATGTATCGAAAGCAACTCCGAAAAGTACCACCTTCCGCACCAATCGGTTTCATCCCGGAAAGCTGGAGAAAAGTTGTGATTACCCCCACCGGCATTGACCGAAAATATTACGAATTTTGCGTGCTGAATGAGCTGAAGGGAGCATTACGTTCTGGCGATATCTGGGTAAAGGGATCACGCCGTTACAGGAATTTCGATGATTATCTGATCCCGTCCGGCGATTTTGAAAAATCACTCAAGGATAACCAGTTACCCCTTGCTGTTCCGGGCGATTGCCATGAATACATTGAGAGCCGTTTGACGCTTCTGGCATCGCGCCTGGAGGAAGTTAATGCAATGGCGCTGGCCGGTGATTTACCCGATGTTGATATATCGGATAAAGGCGTGAAAATTACCCCGCTGGATAATAGTGTTCCTTCAACAGCATCCCCTTTTGGCGATCTGGTTTACGGCATGCTACCTCATCCTAAAATTACTGAAATGCTGGATGAAGTGGACGGCTGGACTGGTTTTACCCGCCATTTCACCCATCTCAAGAACAATCACATCAGACCTAAAGACAGAAAGTTGTTACTGACCACCATTCTTGCCGATGGGATCAACCTTGGGCTGACAAAAATGGCCGAATCCTGTCCGGGAACGACAAAATCGTCACTCGAGGGCATTCAGGCCTGGTACATCAGGGATGAAACCTATTCAGCCGCGCTGGCCGAGTTGGTTAATGCGCAGAAAAAGCGGCCTCTGGCAGCATTCTGGGGCGATGGAACAACGTCATCGTCTGACGGACAGAACTTTCGGGTGGGGAGTCACGGGCGTTATGCGGGTCAGGTCAATCTGAAATACGGTCAGGAGCCAGGCGTGCAAATTTATACACATATTTCGGACCAGTACAGCCCGTTTTACACCAAAGTCATCAGCCGTGTTCGGGATTCAACACACGTACTTGATGGTCTGCTGTATCACGAAACCGATCTGGAAATTACAGAGCATTATACTGACACCGCAGGTTTCACTGAGCATGTTTTCGCGCTAATGCATCTGCTCGGATTCGCTTTTGCGCCAAGGATCCGGGATCTTCATGACAAGCGGCTGTTTATTCATGGGAAAGCTGAGTTGTATCCGGGGCTTCAGTCAATCATCTCCTCAACCAGCCTGAATCTGAAGGAAATTGAAACCCACTGGCATGAGGTACTGCGTCTGGCAAGTTCTATAAAGCAGGGAACGGTAACAGCATCACTGATGATGAAAAAGCTGGCCAGCTATCCTAAACAGAATGGTCTGGCAAAGGCTCTGAGGGAGGTTGGCCGCATAGAAAGGTCATTGTTTATGTTGGACTGGTTCCGGGATCCTTCGCTGCGTCGACGAGTACAGGCTGGGTTGAATAAAGGTGAGGCCCGTAATGCCCTTGCGCGAGCAGTCTTTATGCACCGGCTGGGGGAAATCAGAGATCGGGGACTGGAAAACCAGAGTTACCGGGCAAGTGGGTTGACATTGCTGACTGCGGCGATCTCGCTGTGGAATACGGTCTATATAGAAAGAGCGGTAGATTCATTGAGACGGAAAGGGATCGCGATTAATGAGCAACTGATTACCCATCTGTCACCGCTGGGATGGGAACATATCAACCTGAGCGGGGATTACGTCTGGAGAACAAACCTCAAACTGGGACAGGGTAAATACCGCGCATTACGCTCAGTGAATAGTAGTCTGTACAAAAAACAGGCTTAGCGTAGGATATTTTCCGTTTTCCAAGCGGACCCCTAAAGCAACGGCGATTTTCGCGTGATGTCGCTCGCGACATCGAGTGGCTTCTGCAACAAGGGCGCCAACTGGGTGTAAGAGCAAAACTGTCCACTAAATTGAACTATCTTTGGCGTTCCTGTACAGGCGAGTTGTCTAATCAGAATGATCTGTTCCGGCTGACGTATGCCCTAGAAACGGCGAAGGATATGCATTGGAATTACCGCCTGTTGAGCGACCGAGAATGGTCCGGTCGATATGCCGTGCCTCTAAAGACGGAAGACGATTCGATCCATCTCTCGCATAGTAACCTCGATGTAGCATTTGATGATGATGGTTGGCAGGTTAACCCACTGATGGCGCGTCTAAGTGGTCGTGTGGCCGACCTTGAAGGACTGCTAAATCGTTGTGGTTGGCAGGCGGAAACCGTGAGTGATATTTCCCTGCCCCATCAGTATGTGTTGATGGTCAGGCAGGGAGAAAAGAGTGGTAAATTGAATAATTAATAGTCAAAATAATGTCATTACATGGAAACCTTCAGCGGTTCGTCGTCGTTAGTGGTGATAGACAACTTGAAAGTTGGACGTTTCTCTGATGTTGATACCGTTATTAAGCCAATTACGAAAATTTCGCGGGGGATTTTGTGACAAAAAAATATTATATAAATAATATGTTTTGGGGATACTTTATGGCTGCTTGTATTCTTTACGCCAGTTATGGAGATGATGAGCCTAAAATGATTGCACTAAGAATCTTTGGTTTGGCTAGTGCTATTCTATTTCCTTTCTCTCGGTTTCTAATAGAGAAAGCAGCGCTTAGATATACGAAAAAAGAATTTTGGGAAACAGGTTTTTTTAAGGATGGTGTGCCAAAAACATATTTAATGACTTTGTATTTTATTTTTATTTTTATGACATCAATTCCTATTTGTGTTCTTTCTGTTTTTTTTGAAATAAAAAAATTGACCGCTAAAATATAGCGGTCATACAATCAAATTAAAGCCCAATGAACTTATTTGCCTCGTCAACTATTGTCTCGTTAACTAACGCCCCAACCCCTGCCATAATCAAACCATAACCTAAAATACCTATAGGCCCACCCAATACAGCACTGAATGCTAAGGCGGTAACATGGGTTGCAGCTAGCCCTACTGCAATAGTTTCAGTTTTAACATAAAGAGATCTCCAATTATCAGTTTTCACTGCTTTGTATAATTCCGTAAACCAATCAGTTATATCGATAGCTGGGCCAACCCAACCTAGTCCTTTGCTGAACTTGGCTATATTTTTTGCGGCTTTTCCTACATCCATAGACTCCAAAGCCTTGGCGATAGCTTCGCGATCTTTCGCATTGATTTTTTTGTTAATGTTAGCCTTGTGTTTTTCATAAGATTTCAATGCATCTTCTACATTGCGGATCTTTTTACCTTTAGCTTGATCAGCTAATAACTTAGCGAGCTTCTCGGCTTTTTCTCCGTAAACCTTAAAAACCTCTTTATAGAAATCTGCAGTAAATTTAACAGCGTCCTTAACTGCTTCTTTTTCATTGTTAATGGCATCCCTAACCTGTTTTTCCGCGGTTCCTTTATTATATTTAAAACTTTTAAGCGGGCTCCAACGAGTATCATCACTAGGTTCATAATTAACATACGCGGTATCAATGAGCTTACCCGTACTATCAAAAGTCAATTTGTAAACATGACCTTGAACATGAGTAATATAAGAGTGCCATGCTGAGTTTTCTGATTTAACCTCAATAACGGTCCATTTTGGAGGGTTTAACTGGGGTCAGTTTGGATATCGAAAATTATTGTACGTTAAGGTGATTTTTTGTACCTCTGAGCTGTGGTAGAGCTTGACCACTTTGACAGGCAGCTTTGAGCGAGAAGCGGACATTGCAGACTGCCCAGTAGAAAAAGTGCTATCAGAATTATCTAAAGGAAGATCGTATTTACCATGTCTCATTCTAACTGTTTAATAAATTACAAAAATTAAAATTTCCATTTAATATCATCGCGTTAAGCAAGAGAATTAAACCTCTCATTTAATTTATGATTCTTATTTAATTCATGAGTTGGTGTAAAAATAGGTTGCCGCACTATAGAAAGACACATATTTAAACCCAGCAGGAAATCATATTTGAAAGTAATGTGTTTAAGGGGCTGCGTAACAAGAACAGCAAGTAAACACATAGTAATAACAGTTACCATTCCCATTTCGCAAGTGGCCATATCAGAGGTGAACTAATACCTGCTGCAATTTTAAGAATTAAGGTTATCCTAATAATTCTTTTGTATGATTAAGATCATCGATAAATTTACTAAGGACTCATTAATGAAATTGCGACTCTGGAATCTATTACCCCATGATTACGCTCCTTTTTTTCGTATTCTTCACATCATTGTGGCATTTCTAATATTATCACAAATTATTAACTCTAATCTGACAGAGACCGAAGCAATTGGTGAACATAGTCTTGAAGGAGTTATAACCTGGATGCACATTATTTCAGGGTTAGGACTGATTATTTGTGGTTTTATTATGTTAAGTTGGATGCTTACTCAAAGAGGTTTTACTTATTATTTTTCATGGGTAGGGCTTGACTTTAGTGGTATTAAGCAAGATATAAAAACGTTGACTAGTTTCCGACTGCCCGATGCACATTCGGGAGGTATTGCCAGTACAATCCAAGGATTTGGAGTTCTAGCATTGCTAATTGTAGCACTTTCAGGTGGCCTATGGTTCTTGTTGAATACCATGCAGTCAAATCTGGCTGAAACAGTAATCCACTGGCATAAGTTCTTTACTACTTTCATTGAGGTCTATTTTTATGCACATGGTGCAATGGGAGTTTTGCATATTTTAATTGAAAAATATAAAAGCCGCTCAGTTAACCTAAGTGACTAATCTGTTGTGAGATAATATTACTTCAAGTTGAAGAAAACCCTAAAAATAAAATTTAGTTTACTAGAAGATGAAACAGCACTTGCAGAGACTTTTTAATTAAATTTAATAAAAACGAAAAAATATTCATGGCGAAATGATTGTTTAATTATCTATCATGGATAGAAATGTGAGTTAGTCGTCCTATTTTAGGAAGTTAATAATGACTAAAACAAAAGGGTTACCTCGTCCGCTGACGCACTACGCTTGGCTTTCCATTGCCACGGCTATTGCCACTATCGGACTCAAAGGTGTGGCGTGGAAAATGACCGGTTCGGTCGGTCTGCTATCTGATGCCATCGAATCCGTAGTTAACCTCGCAGGAGCCCTAATGGCGCTCTGGATGCTGACCTTGGCTGCGCTTCCGGCCGATGAGAACCATGCATATGGGCACGGCAAAGCCGAATATTTCTCGAGTGCTTTCGAAGGATTTCTGATCCTATTGGCGGCAGCCAGTATCGCCTATACCGCAGTTGAGCGGATGTTAACTCCACAGCCGCTTGAGGAGATTGGTCTCGGATTACTGGTTTCAACAGTCGCATCAATCCTTAATTTTGTGACGGCTCGCATTTTGTTAAGGGCTGGCAGGCAGCACAACTCTATCACTCTTGAGGCAGATGCTCATCACCTGCTGACCGATGTCTGGACGTCGGTCGGTGTCATTTTTGGTGTCGGACTGGTTTATCTGACCGGCTGGTTTTGGGTCGATCCGATCGTTGCATTGCTGGTCGCAGCCAACATCGTTTGGACTGGTTATCAGCTTATGAGTCGTTCAGCTGCAGGTCTGATGGACGTATCGCTACCCACGGAAGAACTCAAAAAAATCGAGTCACTGCTGGCAGGATATCGTGAACAGGGGCTTGATTTCCATGCACTACGTACACGCCAGGCTGGCGGGCGGGCGTTTATGACAATGCACATCCTAGTTCCTGGGCGATGGACTGTTCAATATGGGCACGACTGGGCCGAGCGTATAGAGAATGATATCCGCACCGCACTGCCTTTTATCCATATCACCACTCATGTGGAACCGTTGGAAGATCCCGCGTCAATGAACGACCAAACGCTCGACATTTCTGATCACTAAACTAACCACATGTCGCTGGTCGGGCAGGGTAACAAACCTCGCTCTACAAAAATTTCAGGTATTCTCTATAATTCTGAGGGTACTTGATGTGACCTGCGCCCAATTGTTGGGCACGCAATATTTTTAAAAAGTCCGCTTCTGGCACACAGCGGACTTTCCTTACATAGATGATGCGTCAGGCTGCTAATCACAAAAGTTGTTACAGGGCGCTAACTATTAGGCCATGACTGCAAATAAACACCGTTATTCCAGCCTTTCAGGCAGTTTCATTATTTTTATGAAGCGCTTGTATCCGGCAAACCTGTGAAGCACTGTAGCCTGTAGCATCCGCCGTTTCCCGGATACTCAGTTTCTTTACCTGCCGGTAGTACAGGACTTTCTGATGCCGTTCCTGATCGGCCTGCTTACCCCGGTACTTTCCAATTGTATGAGCCCGCTCGATTCCCTGTTTTTGCCGCTGGCGGCGGCTCAGCCAGTCCTTATGTGACATTGCGGCCATCAGATCGATAAGCATGTTATTGATGGCGGTTATTACTGCGCGGGTTATCGGGTCGGCCTGCGAAGGGTCCTTATCTGACAGTGCCTGCCATGATGTGGGCACATCAAGACTGACAATTCGCAGCTCATGTTGTTCTATCTGTTTTTTTAGCGTCATCCAGTCGCTGTTGCTGAGACGTGTCAGACGGTCTATCTGCTCGACCAATAAAATATCATTGTGGTGACTGTCCATCAGTAAGCGCCCTAGTTCCGGGCGCTCAAGTTTTGTGCCACTGATATTTTCCCGGTAGTAGCTGGCGATTTTATGCCCCCGTTCCTGGACGAACTGCTCCAGCATCTCTTTTGCCCGATCGGCGAACTGGTCTTCCGTCGATGCCCTTAAATAAGCTCTGATGAACATTTTCCCACCGCGTTATCGCATTTAGGTTATTGCATTTATTCTATCGCATATAGGTTATGTCATTTATCGTGTGCCGTCACGTTTTGGTTGTGGCGTCAAGGTGTACCCTTATGCGATACCATTTTTGTTAAAAATTCCGCATCAAATAATTTATGAGGGAAACTATATGGCAAGGAGGCAGATTCTTTCTCTGTCGGAAAGAGAATCATTACTGGCATTACCGGACGATGAGTT belongs to Hafnia alvei and includes:
- a CDS encoding Tn3 family transposase; translated protein: MPRRQILSSEEKERLLVVPEDDVLLTRMCFLNEHDLALINKHRRPANRLGFAVLLCYLRGPGFPPDNNESPHYGVVSRLAAHLKLQPDLWAEYASREVTRWEHLAELYRYLELSPFSRALQKNCIRHLYPHAMRTDRGFLLAEEMLSWLHSNKIIFPSVEVIERTLAEATTLADRAVFSALTEQLEPGQKAALDRLLVSEGEQPSRLAWLLQPPGKINGKNVLQHIDRLNAIESLALPDGIALSVHQNRLLKLAREGRKMSSRDLAKFTDVRRYASLVCIISEARATLTDEVIDLHERILGSLFSRAKRTQAERLQQTGKLIQSKLKQYVTVGQALLNARESGEDPWAAIEDVLPWQEFINSVEETRFLSRKDNFDPLHLITEKYSTLRKYAPRMLSALQFRAAPAAMQLGDALDTVKEMYRKQLRKVPPSAPIGFIPESWRKVVITPTGIDRKYYEFCVLNELKGALRSGDIWVKGSRRYRNFDDYLIPSGDFEKSLKDNQLPLAVPGDCHEYIESRLTLLASRLEEVNAMALAGDLPDVDISDKGVKITPLDNSVPSTASPFGDLVYGMLPHPKITEMLDEVDGWTGFTRHFTHLKNNHIRPKDRKLLLTTILADGINLGLTKMAESCPGTTKSSLEGIQAWYIRDETYSAALAELVNAQKKRPLAAFWGDGTTSSSDGQNFRVGSHGRYAGQVNLKYGQEPGVQIYTHISDQYSPFYTKVISRVRDSTHVLDGLLYHETDLEITEHYTDTAGFTEHVFALMHLLGFAFAPRIRDLHDKRLFIHGKAELYPGLQSIISSTSLNLKEIETHWHEVLRLASSIKQGTVTASLMMKKLASYPKQNGLAKALREVGRIERSLFMLDWFRDPSLRRRVQAGLNKGEARNALARAVFMHRLGEIRDRGLENQSYRASGLTLLTAAISLWNTVYIERAVDSLRRKGIAINEQLITHLSPLGWEHINLSGDYVWRTNLKLGQGKYRALRSVNSSLYKKQA
- a CDS encoding DUF2913 family protein translates to MFRFPSGPLKQRRFSRDVARDIEWLLQQGRQLGVRAKLSTKLNYLWRSCTGELSNQNDLFRLTYALETAKDMHWNYRLLSDREWSGRYAVPLKTEDDSIHLSHSNLDVAFDDDGWQVNPLMARLSGRVADLEGLLNRCGWQAETVSDISLPHQYVLMVRQGEKSGKLNN
- a CDS encoding colicin E1 family microcin immunity protein, which gives rise to MTKKYYINNMFWGYFMAACILYASYGDDEPKMIALRIFGLASAILFPFSRFLIEKAALRYTKKEFWETGFFKDGVPKTYLMTLYFIFIFMTSIPICVLSVFFEIKKLTAKI
- a CDS encoding colicin-like pore-forming protein; protein product: MTFDSTGKLIDTAYVNYEPSDDTRWSPLKSFKYNKGTAEKQVRDAINNEKEAVKDAVKFTADFYKEVFKVYGEKAEKLAKLLADQAKGKKIRNVEDALKSYEKHKANINKKINAKDREAIAKALESMDVGKAAKNIAKFSKGLGWVGPAIDITDWFTELYKAVKTDNWRSLYVKTETIAVGLAATHVTALAFSAVLGGPIGILGYGLIMAGVGALVNETIVDEANKFIGL
- a CDS encoding cytochrome b/b6 domain-containing protein — encoded protein: MKLRLWNLLPHDYAPFFRILHIIVAFLILSQIINSNLTETEAIGEHSLEGVITWMHIISGLGLIICGFIMLSWMLTQRGFTYYFSWVGLDFSGIKQDIKTLTSFRLPDAHSGGIASTIQGFGVLALLIVALSGGLWFLLNTMQSNLAETVIHWHKFFTTFIEVYFYAHGAMGVLHILIEKYKSRSVNLSD
- a CDS encoding cation diffusion facilitator family transporter; the protein is MTKTKGLPRPLTHYAWLSIATAIATIGLKGVAWKMTGSVGLLSDAIESVVNLAGALMALWMLTLAALPADENHAYGHGKAEYFSSAFEGFLILLAAASIAYTAVERMLTPQPLEEIGLGLLVSTVASILNFVTARILLRAGRQHNSITLEADAHHLLTDVWTSVGVIFGVGLVYLTGWFWVDPIVALLVAANIVWTGYQLMSRSAAGLMDVSLPTEELKKIESLLAGYREQGLDFHALRTRQAGGRAFMTMHILVPGRWTVQYGHDWAERIENDIRTALPFIHITTHVEPLEDPASMNDQTLDISDH
- a CDS encoding recombinase family protein — encoded protein: MFIRAYLRASTEDQFADRAKEMLEQFVQERGHKIASYYRENISGTKLERPELGRLLMDSHHNDILLVEQIDRLTRLSNSDWMTLKKQIEQHELRIVSLDVPTSWQALSDKDPSQADPITRAVITAINNMLIDLMAAMSHKDWLSRRQRQKQGIERAHTIGKYRGKQADQERHQKVLYYRQVKKLSIRETADATGYSASQVCRIQALHKNNETA